In Aristaeella hokkaidonensis, the following are encoded in one genomic region:
- a CDS encoding peptidoglycan-binding protein — MSQLKIRLRTLMAIIAALTLLVCAVPVSGFTASGSEQTTEEALETVSSYPYTTKTKVKVNLRASRSTRSTLLKKIPADAEITVNAVKGSWAEVQYKKYSGYVKTDYIVLKEVKKVKATPTPTPIVTLSPEEDAGGYTILQKGAEGAEVSSLQEALIELGFLTGSADGKFGASTEKAVIAFQEKNDYPATGIMDANIQAFLYSGQPKNAKGTKTSIKTLSPVKEVSMKKGNKGAAVTELQQKLIELGYLKGTPSGTYDTDTIGAVRSFQKKNGLTSNGTADATTRALIMSGTALGAKDTATPTVAITPSPTPTMAVPSESLRNGDKGDDVKLLQKRLKDLGYYKSSVDGKMGKGTVKALKEFQKAHGLKDDGVAGQATYAILFTDNALKKGTTPTPQPTTSSTPAPEVTATANTSASWPTLRKNDSGTDVAQLQEALIQLGYLSGKADGNYGAKTVDAVKAFQKANGLTADGTAGEQTQRTLYGGNAKAANVKATATPKPGTTAAPATNTNGTLKVGSTGADVKTLQQKLIELGYLKGTADGVFGKQTASAVKAYQKASNLTADGIAGSQTLSSLSNVAAANNAAASSSTASNTNQKTTVTPSASKVQYANWYDKVKSVARSYPYATVYDIATGISWQVHIFSLGAHADYEPVTANDTARMEKVFGGNTWNPRAVWVVFSDGSVYIGSTHSMPHEVQHVRDNNFAGHSCLHFPRTQEQVNSIGPYATKHQETIDAGWAATQKMK; from the coding sequence ATGTCTCAGCTGAAGATTCGCCTTCGTACGCTGATGGCGATTATTGCCGCGCTGACACTGCTTGTCTGCGCTGTTCCCGTGAGCGGGTTTACCGCGTCCGGATCGGAACAGACAACGGAAGAAGCATTGGAAACCGTCAGCAGCTATCCTTATACCACGAAAACGAAGGTTAAGGTGAATCTGCGGGCCAGCCGCTCTACCCGGAGCACACTGCTGAAGAAGATCCCTGCGGATGCGGAGATCACGGTCAACGCTGTGAAAGGCTCCTGGGCTGAGGTGCAGTACAAGAAATACTCCGGCTATGTGAAGACGGACTACATTGTATTGAAGGAAGTCAAAAAGGTTAAAGCGACACCTACTCCCACACCGATTGTGACATTGAGTCCTGAAGAGGATGCCGGCGGATATACTATCCTGCAAAAGGGCGCGGAAGGCGCGGAAGTAAGTTCCCTGCAGGAAGCGCTGATTGAGCTGGGATTCCTGACCGGCAGCGCGGACGGTAAATTCGGAGCGAGTACGGAAAAAGCTGTTATCGCCTTCCAGGAGAAGAATGACTATCCAGCTACCGGCATCATGGATGCGAATATCCAGGCATTCCTGTATTCCGGCCAGCCGAAGAATGCCAAAGGCACAAAGACCAGCATCAAGACCCTGAGCCCCGTGAAGGAAGTATCCATGAAGAAGGGCAACAAGGGCGCGGCTGTTACCGAACTGCAGCAGAAGCTGATTGAGCTGGGCTACCTGAAGGGTACTCCTTCCGGAACATATGATACGGATACCATCGGAGCGGTACGCTCCTTCCAGAAAAAGAACGGCCTGACCTCCAACGGTACAGCCGACGCCACCACCAGGGCACTGATTATGTCCGGTACTGCTCTGGGTGCGAAGGACACAGCGACCCCGACCGTGGCGATTACCCCCAGTCCCACACCTACTATGGCGGTTCCTTCTGAATCCCTGAGGAACGGGGACAAGGGAGACGACGTGAAGCTGCTGCAGAAGCGGCTGAAGGATCTGGGTTATTACAAGAGTTCTGTGGACGGCAAGATGGGTAAAGGAACCGTGAAGGCCCTGAAGGAATTCCAGAAGGCCCATGGCCTGAAGGATGACGGTGTGGCCGGCCAGGCAACCTATGCGATCCTGTTTACCGACAACGCCCTGAAGAAGGGTACAACACCAACTCCTCAGCCTACGACCAGCTCGACGCCCGCGCCGGAAGTGACCGCTACAGCGAATACTTCCGCCAGCTGGCCGACCCTGCGCAAGAATGACTCCGGAACCGACGTGGCCCAGCTTCAGGAAGCCCTGATCCAGCTGGGATACCTGTCCGGGAAAGCAGACGGCAATTACGGTGCCAAGACTGTGGATGCCGTGAAGGCCTTCCAGAAGGCAAACGGCCTGACCGCTGACGGTACAGCGGGAGAACAGACGCAGCGAACGCTGTACGGCGGCAACGCGAAAGCTGCCAATGTGAAAGCCACAGCTACCCCGAAGCCGGGAACTACAGCAGCTCCGGCAACAAATACCAACGGCACTCTGAAGGTCGGCTCCACCGGTGCGGACGTCAAGACCTTGCAGCAGAAGCTGATTGAGCTGGGTTACCTGAAAGGAACCGCGGATGGCGTGTTTGGAAAGCAGACAGCCTCTGCAGTCAAGGCTTACCAGAAGGCCAGCAACCTGACCGCGGACGGCATTGCAGGCTCGCAGACCCTGAGCAGCCTGAGCAACGTAGCTGCTGCCAACAATGCTGCCGCAAGCAGCAGCACAGCCTCCAATACAAACCAGAAAACTACTGTGACGCCCAGCGCATCCAAGGTACAATACGCGAACTGGTACGATAAGGTAAAATCCGTGGCGAGGAGTTACCCCTACGCGACGGTGTATGATATCGCTACAGGCATCAGCTGGCAGGTTCATATCTTCTCCCTGGGTGCGCATGCGGACTATGAGCCCGTAACAGCGAACGATACCGCACGGATGGAAAAGGTATTCGGCGGTAATACATGGAACCCGCGGGCTGTTTGGGTGGTCTTCTCCGACGGAAGCGTCTACATCGGATCCACGCACTCCATGCCGCATGAAGTGCAGCACGTGAGGGATAACAATTTCGCCGGACATTCCTGCCTGCACTTCCCGAGGACACAGGAGCAGGTGAACTCCATCGGACCGTATGCCACCAAGCATCAGGAAACGATTGACGCGGGATGGGCAGCGACACAAAAGATGAAGTAA
- a CDS encoding L,D-transpeptidase, whose product MKKLLSLLLVFLFLLPCLSFAEETEDVEEEWEELADVKDTLLATDVFYHTPNELSAVKCDHELCFWNLEMGRMDEEAIWKVLTQPVTVLTGKQREQVRILAEPDEKCTDYVGVVTCTSQGVHVLREEGDWSLIEAYSSSEEGSAVKVFAEHFQGWVKTSRLKTEEVDQTYGLVVDKLQQRLYVFKEGKLFSTLLCSTGFAKNKANLFHETPAGEFLMVSWVGGFQAETLWCAYGIRINSGILIHEVPSRQETNKAGETYTSYARCERYLGEKASHGCIRVQRQLTPEGVNAKWLWDHLSRKPYTKVIIWDDLDRELCYPSDDLTLYYNPNGGTNYHSQATCTMVKDKYEPMTAFTYGELDKKPYNKLTACPACAPMPRKEKIDELNSKSRKSQ is encoded by the coding sequence TTGAAAAAACTCCTGTCCCTGCTCCTGGTTTTTCTGTTCCTTCTTCCCTGCCTGTCCTTCGCCGAAGAGACAGAAGATGTGGAAGAGGAATGGGAAGAGCTCGCAGACGTGAAGGATACCCTTCTCGCCACCGATGTCTTCTACCATACGCCCAATGAGCTCAGCGCTGTCAAATGTGACCATGAACTGTGCTTCTGGAATCTGGAAATGGGCCGTATGGATGAGGAAGCCATTTGGAAGGTGCTCACCCAGCCGGTGACAGTGCTTACCGGCAAGCAGCGGGAACAGGTACGTATCCTCGCCGAGCCGGATGAGAAATGCACTGACTATGTGGGTGTGGTCACCTGCACCAGCCAGGGTGTTCACGTACTGCGGGAGGAAGGAGACTGGTCCCTGATTGAAGCCTATTCCTCTTCCGAGGAAGGTTCCGCCGTCAAGGTCTTTGCTGAGCACTTCCAGGGCTGGGTCAAAACCAGCCGTCTCAAAACAGAGGAAGTGGACCAGACCTACGGCCTGGTCGTTGATAAGCTTCAGCAGCGGCTCTATGTCTTTAAAGAAGGAAAGCTCTTCAGCACCCTGCTGTGCTCCACCGGTTTCGCGAAGAACAAAGCCAACCTCTTCCACGAGACTCCCGCCGGGGAATTCCTCATGGTCAGCTGGGTCGGCGGTTTCCAGGCGGAAACCCTCTGGTGTGCCTATGGCATACGCATCAACAGCGGTATCCTGATCCACGAAGTTCCCAGCCGGCAGGAAACCAACAAAGCCGGTGAAACCTATACGTCCTATGCCCGGTGTGAACGCTATCTCGGGGAAAAGGCCAGCCACGGCTGCATCCGGGTCCAGCGCCAGCTGACGCCCGAAGGCGTCAATGCCAAATGGCTTTGGGATCATCTTTCCCGCAAGCCCTATACCAAGGTGATTATCTGGGATGACCTGGACCGGGAGCTCTGTTATCCGTCTGATGACCTGACCCTGTACTATAATCCCAACGGCGGAACAAACTATCATTCCCAGGCCACCTGCACGATGGTCAAGGATAAATACGAACCCATGACCGCCTTTACCTACGGTGAACTGGACAAGAAACCGTATAACAAACTGACCGCCTGTCCCGCCTGTGCTCCCATGCCCCGGAAGGAAAAGATCGACGAGCTCAATTCCAAGAGCCGCAAAAGCCAATAA
- the asnA gene encoding aspartate--ammonia ligase — MNLIIPKDYNPVLDLRDTEIAIKLVKDFFEQELAKALNLTRVSAPIMVTPESGLNDNLNGVERPVSFDVLETGATVEIVHSLAKWKRQALKTYGFSVGEGLYTDMNAIRRDEITDNIHSIFVDQWDWERIMAPSERNEQFLRDIVNRIYLTLRKTEGFVCAHYPHIKPELPDAITFVTTQQLEDDYPDKTPKEREYIAAKKYGAVFLMQVGGALRSGQPHDGRAPDYDDWNLNGDILLYDPLLDISLEVSSMGIRVDPDTLRKQLKIRGCEERAELPFQKALLAGELPQTIGGGIGQSRMCVYFLRKAHVGEVQASMWPEEVVKACRNGNIPLL, encoded by the coding sequence ATGAACCTCATTATCCCCAAGGACTACAACCCTGTCCTGGATCTGCGCGACACAGAGATTGCCATCAAGCTCGTTAAGGACTTCTTCGAGCAGGAACTGGCCAAAGCCCTGAACCTCACCCGCGTTTCCGCACCCATCATGGTCACGCCGGAAAGCGGTCTGAATGATAACCTGAACGGTGTGGAACGCCCCGTCTCCTTCGATGTGCTGGAAACCGGCGCCACCGTGGAAATTGTTCACTCCCTGGCCAAATGGAAGCGCCAGGCCCTTAAAACCTACGGTTTTTCCGTGGGTGAAGGCCTTTATACAGATATGAATGCTATCCGCCGGGATGAAATTACCGATAATATTCATTCTATATTTGTAGACCAGTGGGACTGGGAGCGCATCATGGCTCCTTCCGAGCGGAATGAGCAGTTCCTGCGGGACATTGTCAACCGCATCTACCTGACCCTCCGCAAGACGGAAGGCTTTGTCTGTGCCCACTATCCCCACATCAAACCGGAACTGCCGGACGCCATCACCTTCGTCACCACCCAGCAGTTGGAAGATGATTATCCGGACAAGACGCCCAAGGAACGCGAGTATATTGCGGCCAAGAAGTACGGTGCAGTATTCCTCATGCAGGTCGGCGGTGCCCTGCGCAGCGGCCAGCCCCATGACGGCCGCGCCCCGGACTATGACGACTGGAACCTGAACGGCGACATCCTGCTCTATGATCCCCTGCTGGACATCTCTCTGGAGGTTTCCTCCATGGGTATCCGCGTGGATCCGGACACCCTGCGCAAGCAGCTGAAGATCCGCGGCTGTGAAGAGCGGGCGGAACTGCCCTTCCAGAAGGCCCTGCTAGCTGGTGAACTGCCCCAGACCATCGGCGGCGGTATCGGCCAGAGCCGCATGTGCGTCTACTTCCTCCGGAAGGCCCACGTCGGCGAGGTTCAGGCCAGCATGTGGCCGGAAGAAGTCGTCAAGGCCTGCCGCAACGGCAATATTCCGCTGCTTTAA
- the pth gene encoding aminoacyl-tRNA hydrolase yields the protein MVKTLLIVGLGNPGEKYAHTRHNAGYEVMSRLEEYYGVKLRKKLFVQDMIAEVTDGETKIVLCEPLTFMNRSGECVKRLLNRFKVPQENLLVIYDDIDLPPGKVRVRKNGGPGTHNGMRSIASCLGKTDFPRIRVGTGDRPAGQDLAAWVLGHWSAEDKEKMEAAFDKAAESARLWVKEGIDKAMQKGNSN from the coding sequence ATGGTAAAGACGTTACTCATTGTCGGCCTGGGAAATCCGGGGGAGAAGTATGCCCACACCCGCCATAACGCGGGCTATGAGGTGATGAGCCGGCTGGAAGAATATTATGGCGTGAAACTGCGCAAAAAGCTGTTTGTACAGGACATGATCGCGGAAGTGACGGACGGAGAAACCAAGATTGTGCTGTGCGAGCCGCTGACCTTCATGAACCGGAGCGGGGAATGTGTGAAGCGCCTGTTGAACCGTTTCAAGGTGCCGCAGGAGAATCTGCTGGTGATCTATGACGATATCGACCTGCCTCCGGGAAAGGTACGGGTGCGCAAGAACGGCGGCCCCGGAACGCATAACGGAATGCGGAGTATCGCATCCTGCCTTGGAAAGACGGATTTCCCGCGGATCCGGGTAGGAACGGGCGACCGGCCGGCGGGTCAGGATCTGGCAGCCTGGGTGCTTGGACACTGGAGCGCAGAAGACAAAGAAAAGATGGAAGCGGCCTTTGATAAGGCGGCGGAATCCGCGCGCCTATGGGTAAAGGAAGGCATTGATAAAGCGATGCAAAAAGGCAACAGTAATTAA
- the mfd gene encoding transcription-repair coupling factor, translating to MLETAQGKTTAVAGVNQTLAAVIACIAAEKGKKTLLVADNDLKAARAADDVRQLTGEGCCLPGGEIDLTRAAGSLESNWRRLEALAAVTEGKVRILCAGAEAMAQRMGRPEPFRALSLTLKPGDVFPPADLARRLSRMGYDRVGMVEGKGQFAQRGSILDVYPPALAQGLRIEFFDDEIDGIREFDCISQRSLGDVPEAVLTPACEVLLEEDEYPEAARRMREAINDQPDTDIGKDLLFDDLPPLPDDEDDAELFDKKIAPKVREKQYKEQKELEADRRMERLRQDAETLEQGLPFRRMRAWLPVLTDKTASVCDWFEPDLVLLCEPDRLRNRIEERLQGFAEDLQSAITRREAVTDQESLLKDWETVLKELKPYPKGLLTEILLGLGGIKPDNTVTVEATGIQGYGGQMRALKNDIALWREHGYRIYLLSGGSSRGKRLEESLKELEEKTEFREELSAAKPGEAVILPITLSGGFIIRGGEGCPGTAVVSDADIWGEGYRRSKSRKRSGERISTFTDLKVGDYVVHEDHGVGIYQGITRIQSEGSWHDYLLIHYGGNDKLYVPVEQLERVQRYIGNPNQAPKLNRLGGGEWARQKGKVKEGLKALAFDLKALYAERSQNTGHAFGPDTDWQREFEDEFPWELTPDQAQSVQEIREDMESDRNMDRLLCGDVGYGKTEVSLRAAFKAIADNKQVALLAPTTILVQQHYNTIVKRFRHTGARVDFLSRFRTPAEQKDVLAKLAMGDIDLIVGTHKLLGKDVKFKDLGLLIVDEEQRFGVAHKEVIKNMKRQVDVLTLSATPIPRTLHMSMTGIRDMSVLETPPEERIPVQTVVTEYSDALIRDAILRELGRGGQVYFLYNRVRSIGSFYERLRALVPEARVGVAHGQMKEHQLEDVMLDFYNGNYDVLLCTTIIENGLDVPNANTLIVYDAERFGLSQLYQLRGRVGRSNRQAYAYFTVRADHMLTETAQQRLTAIREFTEFGAGFRIAMRDLEIRGAGNILGPEQHGHLATVGYDMYCKLMEETLNEVQGRQTARELETRVDLRVDAFLPSDYVAEEKQRMEMYKRIASVVTDEDRADVTDELIDRYGDLPPAAETLLDVSQLRALCNRLGVSQVTRGKEGLIMKVDERYVPDPACLLQAISETDGRLILSARAPARMILKVQNLQEQEMLQEALKVTRKLVARIKELEEEKSEHSEENDD from the coding sequence TTGCTGGAGACGGCGCAGGGAAAGACAACGGCAGTCGCCGGCGTGAACCAGACGCTGGCGGCAGTGATTGCCTGTATCGCGGCAGAAAAAGGGAAAAAGACGCTGCTGGTGGCGGACAACGACCTGAAGGCAGCCCGGGCAGCGGATGACGTGCGTCAGCTGACGGGCGAAGGCTGTTGCCTGCCCGGCGGTGAGATTGACCTGACCCGTGCGGCGGGAAGCCTGGAGAGCAATTGGCGGAGACTGGAAGCACTGGCGGCTGTGACGGAAGGCAAGGTCAGGATCCTGTGTGCCGGAGCGGAAGCCATGGCACAGCGGATGGGCCGGCCGGAGCCTTTCAGGGCACTGAGCCTGACGCTCAAGCCGGGAGACGTGTTTCCGCCGGCGGACCTGGCCAGGCGGCTGAGCCGGATGGGCTATGACCGCGTGGGCATGGTGGAAGGCAAAGGCCAGTTCGCGCAGCGCGGATCCATCCTGGACGTGTATCCTCCGGCATTGGCACAGGGTCTGCGGATTGAGTTCTTTGACGATGAGATTGACGGAATCCGGGAGTTTGACTGCATCAGCCAGCGGAGCCTGGGAGACGTTCCGGAAGCCGTACTGACGCCTGCGTGCGAAGTGCTGCTGGAAGAAGACGAATATCCGGAAGCTGCCCGCCGGATGCGGGAAGCCATCAATGATCAGCCGGATACGGACATCGGGAAGGATTTGCTGTTTGACGACCTGCCGCCGCTGCCGGACGATGAAGATGACGCGGAGCTTTTTGATAAAAAGATTGCTCCGAAGGTTCGGGAAAAGCAGTATAAGGAACAGAAGGAACTGGAAGCTGACCGGCGGATGGAACGGCTTCGCCAGGATGCGGAAACGCTGGAACAGGGGCTGCCTTTCCGGCGGATGCGGGCCTGGCTGCCGGTGCTGACGGATAAGACGGCATCGGTATGCGACTGGTTTGAGCCGGATCTGGTGCTGCTGTGCGAACCGGACCGCCTGCGGAACCGGATTGAGGAGCGGCTGCAGGGCTTTGCGGAAGACCTGCAGAGCGCGATTACCCGCCGGGAGGCGGTCACAGACCAGGAAAGCCTGCTGAAGGACTGGGAAACGGTGCTGAAAGAACTGAAACCGTATCCCAAGGGACTGCTGACGGAGATTCTGCTCGGACTTGGCGGCATCAAGCCGGACAATACGGTGACGGTGGAAGCAACCGGCATCCAGGGCTATGGCGGGCAGATGCGCGCGCTGAAGAACGATATTGCCCTTTGGCGGGAGCATGGATACAGGATTTACCTGCTTTCAGGCGGAAGCAGCCGCGGTAAGCGGCTGGAGGAAAGCCTGAAGGAGCTGGAAGAGAAAACAGAATTCCGGGAAGAACTCAGCGCGGCAAAGCCGGGCGAAGCGGTGATCCTGCCGATCACGCTCAGCGGAGGCTTCATCATCCGAGGCGGGGAAGGCTGCCCCGGAACGGCGGTGGTTTCCGACGCGGATATCTGGGGTGAGGGCTACCGGCGGAGCAAGAGCCGGAAGCGCTCCGGTGAACGGATTTCCACATTCACGGACCTGAAGGTGGGCGACTATGTGGTACATGAAGACCACGGCGTCGGTATCTACCAGGGCATTACCCGGATCCAGAGTGAGGGAAGCTGGCACGACTACCTGCTGATTCACTACGGCGGAAACGACAAGCTGTATGTGCCGGTGGAACAGCTGGAACGGGTACAGCGCTATATTGGCAATCCGAACCAGGCGCCGAAGCTGAACCGCCTGGGCGGAGGAGAATGGGCCCGGCAGAAGGGCAAGGTTAAGGAAGGCCTGAAAGCGCTGGCCTTTGACCTGAAGGCCCTGTACGCGGAACGCTCCCAGAACACGGGACATGCCTTCGGACCGGATACGGACTGGCAGCGGGAGTTTGAAGATGAATTCCCGTGGGAACTGACCCCGGACCAGGCACAGAGCGTACAGGAAATCCGGGAAGACATGGAAAGCGACCGGAACATGGACCGGCTGCTGTGCGGCGACGTGGGCTACGGAAAAACTGAAGTCAGCCTGCGGGCAGCCTTCAAGGCGATCGCGGATAACAAGCAGGTGGCCCTGCTGGCGCCTACCACGATCCTGGTGCAGCAGCACTACAACACCATTGTGAAGCGGTTCCGGCATACCGGGGCGCGGGTGGATTTCCTGAGCCGGTTCCGGACTCCGGCGGAACAGAAGGACGTGCTGGCCAAGCTGGCCATGGGCGACATTGACCTGATTGTCGGTACGCACAAGCTGCTGGGCAAGGACGTAAAGTTCAAAGACCTGGGCCTGCTCATCGTGGACGAAGAGCAGCGCTTCGGCGTGGCCCATAAGGAAGTTATCAAGAACATGAAGCGGCAGGTGGACGTGCTCACCCTGAGCGCGACGCCGATTCCGCGGACCCTGCATATGTCCATGACGGGCATCCGGGACATGAGCGTGCTGGAAACCCCGCCGGAAGAACGGATCCCGGTACAGACCGTGGTCACGGAGTATTCCGACGCCCTGATCCGGGACGCTATCCTGCGTGAGCTCGGCAGGGGCGGACAGGTCTATTTCCTGTATAACCGGGTGCGGAGCATCGGCAGCTTCTATGAGCGGCTGCGGGCCCTGGTACCGGAAGCCCGGGTGGGTGTGGCCCACGGGCAGATGAAGGAGCACCAGCTGGAAGACGTGATGCTGGACTTCTACAACGGCAATTATGACGTGCTGCTGTGCACAACCATTATTGAAAACGGCCTGGACGTGCCGAACGCAAATACCCTGATTGTGTATGACGCGGAACGGTTCGGCCTCAGCCAGCTTTATCAGCTGCGGGGCCGGGTGGGCCGGAGCAACCGGCAGGCCTATGCCTACTTCACGGTGCGGGCGGACCATATGCTGACGGAAACGGCCCAGCAGCGGCTGACGGCTATCCGGGAGTTTACGGAGTTCGGCGCCGGTTTCCGTATCGCGATGCGGGACCTGGAAATCCGCGGTGCGGGCAATATCCTTGGACCGGAACAGCACGGTCATCTGGCTACGGTCGGTTATGATATGTACTGTAAGCTGATGGAAGAAACCCTGAACGAGGTACAGGGCCGGCAGACCGCACGGGAGCTGGAGACCCGGGTGGATCTGCGGGTGGACGCCTTCCTGCCTTCCGACTATGTAGCGGAAGAAAAGCAGCGGATGGAAATGTACAAGCGGATTGCTTCCGTGGTAACGGACGAAGACCGGGCAGACGTGACGGACGAACTGATTGACCGCTACGGCGACCTGCCGCCGGCTGCCGAGACACTGCTTGACGTAAGCCAGCTGCGGGCACTGTGCAACCGGCTGGGCGTCAGCCAGGTGACTCGCGGCAAGGAAGGCCTGATCATGAAGGTAGACGAGCGGTATGTGCCGGATCCGGCATGCCTGTTGCAGGCAATCTCTGAGACTGACGGACGGCTGATCCTGTCCGCCAGGGCACCGGCCAGGATGATCCTGAAGGTGCAGAACCTGCAGGAGCAGGAAATGCTCCAGGAGGCGCTGAAGGTGACAAGGAAACTGGTGGCGCGGATTAAAGAACTGGAAGAAGAAAAGAGCGAACACAGTGAAGAGAACGATGACTAA
- the lspA gene encoding signal peptidase II: MTKKSLGFWLIAAVVLILDRITKELAPGLPADGFTLIPGVIGLRYAENTGIAFSLLSGLPRLTGVLGLAIVIGGFVWLRNKEFVALPLTGLALMAGGATGNMLDRLIRGFVPDMIETLFVNFPVFNVADSCLTVGCVLVMISLLCRPQDWAKL, translated from the coding sequence ATGACTAAGAAAAGCCTGGGATTCTGGCTGATTGCGGCGGTTGTACTGATCCTGGACCGAATCACAAAGGAACTGGCGCCTGGACTTCCGGCGGACGGCTTCACCCTGATTCCGGGAGTTATCGGCCTGCGGTATGCGGAAAACACCGGGATTGCGTTCTCCCTGCTGAGCGGGCTGCCGAGACTGACGGGTGTCCTTGGGCTGGCAATTGTCATCGGGGGCTTTGTATGGCTGCGGAACAAGGAATTCGTGGCGCTCCCGCTGACCGGGCTTGCCCTGATGGCGGGCGGAGCAACAGGAAACATGCTGGATCGGCTGATCCGGGGCTTTGTGCCGGATATGATTGAGACGCTGTTTGTGAATTTTCCTGTGTTTAATGTTGCGGACAGCTGCCTGACAGTGGGCTGTGTGTTGGTGATGATCAGCCTGCTGTGCAGGCCGCAGGACTGGGCGAAACTCTGA
- a CDS encoding RluA family pseudouridine synthase yields the protein MTEGMEYRVASDGRRLDVLLSEATGLSRSRVASLMEDGLCVSGGKACTKAGTKLPAGQEIVLTVPAPKEAVPKAEDIPLEILYEDEDLAVVIKPRGMVVHPAAGHPDGTLVNALLARLDSLGGIGGELRPGIVHRLDKETSGLMLVAKNDETQEELSRMLKDREIEKHYRALVEGRFKEPEGEINAAIDRSKKDRKKMAVDPEGRPALTRWKVLAEGQACTLLDVHILTGRTHQIRVHMRSIQHPVCGDELYGFEKGVKVPCLMLHAYSLRFKHPRTKEEMAFQAPLPEDFLKGLKSNGIEINSEFRIHNSEL from the coding sequence ATGACTGAAGGAATGGAGTACCGGGTTGCATCCGATGGACGCCGGCTGGACGTATTGCTGAGTGAAGCAACAGGACTCAGCAGGAGCCGGGTGGCTTCGCTGATGGAAGACGGCTTGTGCGTTTCCGGCGGAAAGGCTTGCACAAAGGCCGGCACTAAGCTGCCTGCGGGCCAGGAGATTGTCCTGACAGTGCCCGCACCGAAGGAAGCTGTTCCGAAGGCGGAGGATATTCCGCTGGAAATCCTGTATGAGGATGAGGACCTGGCCGTGGTGATCAAGCCACGGGGCATGGTAGTGCATCCGGCGGCAGGACATCCGGACGGAACGCTGGTGAACGCATTGCTGGCCCGTCTGGATTCACTGGGCGGCATCGGCGGCGAACTGCGCCCTGGGATTGTTCATCGGCTGGATAAGGAAACCAGCGGCCTGATGCTGGTAGCGAAGAATGATGAAACCCAGGAAGAACTGAGCCGGATGCTGAAAGACCGGGAGATCGAGAAACATTACCGGGCTCTGGTAGAGGGCCGGTTCAAGGAACCGGAAGGTGAAATCAACGCGGCTATTGACCGGAGCAAGAAAGACCGGAAGAAGATGGCTGTTGATCCGGAAGGCCGACCGGCCCTGACCCGCTGGAAAGTACTGGCGGAAGGACAGGCCTGCACGCTGCTGGACGTGCACATCCTGACCGGGCGGACGCATCAGATCCGCGTCCACATGCGGAGCATCCAGCATCCGGTCTGCGGAGACGAACTTTATGGCTTTGAAAAAGGTGTGAAGGTACCGTGCCTCATGCTCCATGCCTACAGCCTGAGGTTTAAACATCCCCGGACAAAAGAAGAAATGGCCTTCCAGGCTCCTCTGCCGGAGGACTTCCTGAAAGGCCTCAAGAGCAATGGGATCGAGATTAATTCAGAATTCAGAATTCATAATTCAGAATTATAA